A region of bacterium DNA encodes the following proteins:
- a CDS encoding SPFH domain-containing protein, whose protein sequence is MGLYSVIAVVVVLALILRSGIRIVREYQRLVVFRLGRSFGPKGPGVVYLIPIVDRAVLVDLREVFLEIPAQTCITKDNAPISIDFLIYWKVIDPQLSVIKVGNFAGAAQGIATTGLRAVIGDIILDDVLAKRDQINQVLRAKLDEVTERWGVKVTTVEIREITPPKDVQDAMTRQMSAERSRRALVTEADGKKQAAITIAEGEKQAAILKAEGDRQAAVLRAEGFALALDKIFTIAKTVDTNTMSLQYLEALKALGAGPATKFIFPMEFTRLLQPFLDYAGRSFTSSPKPP, encoded by the coding sequence ATGGGACTGTATTCGGTGATCGCCGTTGTCGTCGTTCTTGCGCTCATACTGCGCAGCGGGATAAGGATCGTCCGCGAGTACCAGCGGCTGGTCGTGTTCCGCCTTGGACGCAGCTTCGGCCCAAAGGGACCCGGGGTCGTCTACCTGATCCCGATCGTCGACCGGGCGGTTTTGGTCGACCTGCGCGAGGTGTTCTTGGAGATTCCCGCGCAGACATGCATCACCAAAGACAACGCGCCGATCTCGATCGATTTCCTCATCTACTGGAAGGTCATCGATCCCCAGCTCAGCGTCATCAAGGTGGGCAACTTCGCCGGCGCAGCGCAGGGGATTGCGACAACCGGCCTGCGTGCCGTCATCGGCGACATCATCCTCGACGACGTGCTGGCGAAGCGTGATCAAATCAACCAGGTCCTGCGTGCCAAACTGGATGAGGTGACCGAGCGCTGGGGCGTCAAGGTAACGACCGTGGAAATCCGCGAGATTACCCCGCCCAAGGACGTCCAGGACGCGATGACACGGCAGATGTCGGCGGAGCGGAGCCGTCGGGCGCTGGTCACGGAGGCGGACGGCAAGAAGCAGGCCGCGATCACGATCGCCGAGGGGGAAAAGCAGGCGGCGATCTTAAAGGCGGAGGGCGACCGGCAGGCGGCGGTCCTCCGAGCGGAGGGGTTCGCGCTCGCGCTCGACAAGATCTTCACCATCGCGAAGACGGTGGACACGAATACGATGAGCCTCCAATACCTGGAGGCGCTCAAGGCGCTGGGGGCGGGGCCGGCGACGAAATTCATCTTCCCGATGGAGTTCACCCGGCTGCTCCAGCCGTTCCTCGACTACGCCGGACGATCGTTCACGTCCTCGCCGAAACCGCCGTAG
- a CDS encoding peptidase E has translation MTESCIVALGGGGFSTEPENPRLDRYILSLARTPLPKICFVPTASGDSDNYIVRFYEAYTIDRCLPSHLRLFHRNVQDLRQFILDQDIVYVGGGATAYLLAIWRLTGLDAIFREAWERGTILCGVSAGALCWFEAGLTDSFGRPLRPLRDGLGLIAGSFCPHHDGEKDRRAAFQRAVAEGAIPPGFGVDDGVALVYRGTDLFEIVASRSAARAWRVEHAAEGVREVELVPRYLE, from the coding sequence ATGACAGAATCCTGCATCGTGGCTCTAGGGGGGGGCGGCTTCAGCACGGAGCCCGAGAATCCCCGCCTCGACCGCTACATTCTGTCACTCGCGCGCACACCGCTGCCGAAGATCTGTTTTGTGCCGACGGCGAGCGGCGATTCGGACAATTATATCGTCCGCTTCTACGAAGCCTACACCATTGACCGCTGCTTACCGTCGCATTTGCGACTGTTTCATCGGAACGTCCAGGACCTGCGTCAGTTCATTCTTGACCAGGATATCGTCTATGTCGGAGGCGGCGCGACCGCTTACCTGCTGGCGATCTGGCGACTCACTGGCCTCGATGCCATTTTTCGTGAGGCGTGGGAACGAGGAACCATCCTGTGCGGCGTCAGCGCCGGAGCGCTGTGCTGGTTTGAAGCGGGACTGACAGATTCTTTCGGAAGACCGCTTCGGCCGCTGCGCGATGGTCTTGGGTTGATCGCCGGTAGCTTCTGTCCCCACCATGACGGAGAGAAGGATCGGCGGGCGGCCTTCCAGCGTGCGGTGGCCGAGGGTGCCATTCCACCCGGGTTCGGGGTCGATGACGGCGTGGCGCTCGTCTACCGGGGCACGGATCTTTTCGAGATCGTCGCATCCCGTTCCGCGGCCCGCGCCTGGCGCGTGGAGCATGCGGCCGAGGGGGTGCGCGAAGTTGAACTGGTCCCACGCTATCTGGAGTGA